TTGATTTGTGTCGAACATGAGTTTGGTCTCTTCCTTGGCCAGGAGGCTAAATTCATATCTTTTCTTTCGGATCTCAATGCAGCACAACTTGCTACTGTTGTCACTTTCCATACAGTGTTGCCTGCACCTGATCGCACTATGCTCGAACATGTATCTGCCATTGCTTATCATTGCTCGCAAATCATCGTGATGACCCAGGGATCTGCCGATATCCTTATTCATAATTACAAAATTCCGACCAGTAAAATAACTGTAATTGCGCACGGCACCCATTTAGCCCCAGCTAAGGATAAACATGCCATTCTTGAGTATTTTAACCTCGTGGGCAAGAAAGTCCTCAGTACATTTGGTTTGCTGGGGCCCAGCAAGAGTATAGAAACCACACTTTATGCACTTCCATCTATTATCGAACAAAACCCAAATGTGATATTCCTTGTTTTAGGAATGACACACCCCAACCTGCTGCGAAGCGAAGGAGAGTCGTATAGAAACGAGCTTGAGGCAATAGTTGATGAATTCGGTATTTCAGCTCATGTGCGTTTTATTAATGAATTTCTTTCCACGGAAGACTTATTAGCCTACCTATCTATAACCGATGTGTACCTTTTTACGTCAAAAGATCCGCTACAGGCCGTTAGCGGTACGTTTTCTTATGCGCTTAGCTCCGGATGCCCCATCATCTCTACGCCAATCCCTCATGTGAAAGAGGTTTTAAAGGAAGATATGGGCATCATAATAGATTTTCAAGCTTCTGATCAGCTCGCAGCTGCTGTCAATCATATTTTGGATGATGAACTTCAATTAAGGAAGATTCATCATGTTAACCTTGAGAAGATGGTCAAGACTTCCTGGCAAAACGTTGCTATAGCTCATGTATATCTTTTTGAGCTTCTTATAGATAAAAAAGGGAAAATGATCTACTCCATTCCACCGATCAATCTGGACCATATTTTTCGGATGTCAGAGGAGCGCGGCTTTGTTCAATTTGCTGATATTTCCACGCCGGACCTTTCAAGCGGTTATGCTTTGGATGACAATGCAAGAGCGCTTATAGCCATGTTACATCACTATAGATTGTACGAAACCTACGATGACCTTGGTCTGATACAGAAATATCTGGATTTTATAGGTCATTGTATGCAAGAGGACGGCACGTTTCTGAATTATGTAGATATCTACGGTAATTTCACGATACAAAACCAGCAGGAGAATCTTGAAGATGCCAACGGTCGAGCAGTCTGGGCTCTGGGCGAAGTGGTGGGCATGGCCAATCTTTTGCCGGAAAGAATAGTTAAGCTTGCAATAGAACTTATGGAGCGAGCCTCCAAACATGCTTTAGTGTATTTTTCGACAAGATCGATGGCCTTCACGATTAAGGGACTGAGTTTTATGAAGGGCAAAAATTATAAAGCTATAATCCAAGTACTTGCCGATCGATTGGCAGCCATGTTTGAACATGAGAGCACCGCAGATTGGCAATGGTATGAATCATATATGACCTATGGCAATAGTGTAATTCCCGAAGCCATGTTGATTGCCTATGAGGCCACCGGAGATAGCAGATATAGCGACATCGCTTATCAATCTTTTGATTTCTTGTTGAGCAAGATTATTGTTGACAATGAGGTTCACGTGATTTCCAACAAAGGATGGTCACAACGGGGCCAGCCGGCAACCAAAACTAGGGGCGGGGAGCAGCCCATTGACGTTGCCTATACCATTATTGCGCTAGATAGGTTTTATAAGTTTACAAGAGATGAGCAGTATAAGAGAAATATACGAATCGTATTTGAATGGTTTTTGGGACGGAATCATATTCGGCAGATTGTTTATAATCCTGTTACCGGTGGATGTTTTGACGGTCTAGAAGAGCACACGATCAACATCAATCAAGGCGCAGAATCCACTATAAGTTATTTAATGGCCCGGCTTAAGATGGAGGATTATAAGAATGAACCTGTTCGTTAGTGTCTTTAAAAAACGTGATGCCTGTTTGTCAATTATTATGCGTATATTTATTACTGCGATCTACTATTCATCTTAACCCATTCAGTAGATCCAATATGATAAATACACTTGTTTTATCTTTAAATTCTCCACGATATACCTTTCGGAAATTTTCAGTTCAACAATTAGCAGCTTGCGTACTTCGAAGAGCAAATACGATTCAGCTTAATATTATTCCTTCCGATCAATGATAGCTATTGAAAGTAAAAGGACCATCACTTTATAAAATCCATACATCATGAGTAAAGACATTAAAAAGGAAAAAAGCACCAAAGAGAAAGCACAATCTTCTTATCAAAAGGAAAAAGATGGCTCCTCTAAAGAGGTAACGGAAAATGTTTTCCGTAAAAAAAAGAAATAGGCAATCGAGAAGGTAGCTTATTTTTTGCACTTGCACAAGGCAGATTATTTTGAAGCGGGTATACAGTCTGGATTATTAGACCAGGCTTTTGCTCGCTTTTTTAATTTGCAAAGCTGAATTTGATTAACGTCCCTCTATACTAAACAATTATATTAAAGTTTATTGACATGATCAAATTTAAAGATGCTACACCCATTGTTTTGACAACAAAATGAGTTTCACCACAAAGCGATGTTTTTATACGTCTTCGTCTGAATATACACGTGAAGTATAGGTAATGACGTTTGAAGTAGAACCAAATCTGTTCGATGGACGTTCAATTTTAAAAAGCTCTAGGGCGATAAACTTACTGAACATGGCAACAACAACTAAGAGTACCACACGTGAAAACTCTGAAAATGGCTCGATGAAAAAGCAATCTACAGGCGACACATCTGATTGAACTTCCCTAGCAGAGAACCATCTCAATGCAAAAGCTTATTAATGGCCAATCAACAATCAAGGAAGGTGGATCTTATGCCTAAGATCCATTTTTTAATAAGTGATGAGTGATGAAAAAATATTTCTTAAAAACGTAAGATGAAAAAGACAATAGTAGTGTGCGATGATGATAAAGAAATACTAAATGTATTTTCCTTGGTGTTAGAGAATCAGGATACGATTGTTATATCTGTAGCAAACAGTTTAGTCCTGACGGAAGTGTTGGATACTATAGATGCTGATATACTCTTTTTGGATATTCATATGCATGCACGGAATGGTGACATGATACTGCGTGATCTCAAGAGTTCAGCTAAATATGATAAGCTGCCCGTGATTATGATGTCAGGTCATATCGACGGAAGAAGAATCTCTTTGGAATGTGGGGCCGAAGGTTTTTTAGCAAAACCTTTTGAACTTACCGATC
The DNA window shown above is from Sphingobacterium thalpophilum and carries:
- a CDS encoding glycosyltransferase, whose protein sequence is MISKTKKGVAFLSTFPPRACGIATYTTDLINAIASKFEESYRLIPIPIVDNNTSQDDGPLGKLDILNPLSFDNILQNILCDLDIKLICVEHEFGLFLGQEAKFISFLSDLNAAQLATVVTFHTVLPAPDRTMLEHVSAIAYHCSQIIVMTQGSADILIHNYKIPTSKITVIAHGTHLAPAKDKHAILEYFNLVGKKVLSTFGLLGPSKSIETTLYALPSIIEQNPNVIFLVLGMTHPNLLRSEGESYRNELEAIVDEFGISAHVRFINEFLSTEDLLAYLSITDVYLFTSKDPLQAVSGTFSYALSSGCPIISTPIPHVKEVLKEDMGIIIDFQASDQLAAAVNHILDDELQLRKIHHVNLEKMVKTSWQNVAIAHVYLFELLIDKKGKMIYSIPPINLDHIFRMSEERGFVQFADISTPDLSSGYALDDNARALIAMLHHYRLYETYDDLGLIQKYLDFIGHCMQEDGTFLNYVDIYGNFTIQNQQENLEDANGRAVWALGEVVGMANLLPERIVKLAIELMERASKHALVYFSTRSMAFTIKGLSFMKGKNYKAIIQVLADRLAAMFEHESTADWQWYESYMTYGNSVIPEAMLIAYEATGDSRYSDIAYQSFDFLLSKIIVDNEVHVISNKGWSQRGQPATKTRGGEQPIDVAYTIIALDRFYKFTRDEQYKRNIRIVFEWFLGRNHIRQIVYNPVTGGCFDGLEEHTININQGAESTISYLMARLKMEDYKNEPVR
- a CDS encoding response regulator; the encoded protein is MKKTIVVCDDDKEILNVFSLVLENQDTIVISVANSLVLTEVLDTIDADILFLDIHMHARNGDMILRDLKSSAKYDKLPVIMMSGHIDGRRISLECGAEGFLAKPFELTDLENYIRRFVYESES